CCGGTTTTGTGGATTTGCTCCGCCTCGCGACATTGCTTCCCATTGTACCGGGCATTGTAGCACGTGTGCAGCCCTGGCCGTAAGGGCCATACTGACTTGACGTCATCCCCACCTTCCCACTCTCAGAGAGAGTTTGTCTCCTTAGAGTCCCCACCATTACGTGCTGGCAACTAAGGACAGGGGTTGCGCTCGTTGCTGGACTTAACCAAACATCTCACGACACGAGCTGACGACAGCCATGCAGCACCTGTGAACCGGCTCCGAAGAGAAGGACGCTTTCACGTCCGGTCCAGTCCATGTCAAGGCCAGGTAAGGTTCTTCGCGTTGCATCGAATTAAGCCACATGCTCCACCGCTTGTGCGGGCCCCCGTCAATTCCTTTGAGTTTTAACCTTGCGGTCGTAGTCCTCAGGCGGTATACTTATCGCGTTAGCTTAGGCCCTGAAGGGGTCGAATCCCCCAAGACCGAGTATACAACGTTTACGGCATGGACTACAGGGGTATCTAATCCCTTTCGCTCCCCATGCTTTCGTGCCTGAGCGTCAGTAATTGTCCAGTAAGCTGCCTTCGCCTTTGGTGTTCCTCCTAATATCTACGCATTTCACCGCTACACTAGGAATTCCGCTTACCTCTCCAATACTCTAGCCTGATAGTTTCAAATGCAGTTCCATGGTTGAGCCATGGGCTTTCACATCTGACATATCAGGCCGCCTGCGCACCCTTTACGCCCAGTAAATCCGAGTAACGCTTGCAGTCTCCGTATTACCGCGGCTGCTGGCACGGAGTTAGCCACTGCTTCCTCTCCAAGTTAATTCAAGACGGCTCTTCACCGTTTTTTAGTCCTTGGTGACAGGGGTTTACGATCCGAAGACCTTCATCCCCCACGCGGCATTGCACCATCAGGCTTTCGCCCATTGTGAATGATTCGAAACTGCTGCCACCCGTAGGTGTCTGGACCGTGTCTCAGTTCCAGTGTGGCTGATCATCCTCTCAGACCAGCTACCCGTCTTAGCCTTGGTGAGCCGTTACCTCACCAACAAGCTGATAGGCCGCGAACCCCTCTAAAAGCGCCATTACAAGCTTTAGTATCCTCCACATGCGAGGAGGAACCACATTCGGTATTAATTCGAGTTTCCCCGAGCTATCCCCAACTTAAAGGTAGATTGTTCACGTGTTACGCACCCGTTCGCCACTATCATGCAATTAAATTCCCCGAAGGTTCAATAAAAGCAATCTCGTTCGACTTGCATGTCTTAGCCATGCCGCCAGCGTTCACTCTGAGCCAGGATCAAACTCTCCATAAGAAAGTTTGTTTCGGATGCTAAATCCGAAAAGTTACTGGCTCCGATTAAAATCGGACAGATTTGTATGTATAAAGAATTGATTATCCGTGGGCCGGACAATCGCATAAAGTAGATTTCAAAGAACTGATTTTCCCTATGGGGAAAAGGTCAAAAGTAAGGAGACCTCAATTTCCCTCGTCAAGTGGAATATCGTGTTTTTTTCGAAAATATTTTCGCTGCAAAAATCAACCGATTTTCGAGGTGAAAATTCACCCTTGTCTGGGTTAAATTTCGTAGGAATTTTCTTAAAGAACATTTCCCGCAATTGGGAAAAGTTGGATGAGAATGGAAATTGAAGTTCATCTGACAAGTTTTTTTTATTAACTTTATTCATCGAATCGATAAGTGCCTGTTATCCAGCTATATAAGGTGTATATTAATTAAGGCTTAGGGGCACGAGTGGCCAGAATTCATACCCGATATGAATCATTTAACCAATCTCTTCCCGGTGTGGTGTTAGTTTAGATGCTCCAAATCATCCCAATGAACTGCAATATTTAGTCGGTTTAAGGACTGAGGAACTGCTTATGAATGCTAAAATTTAGTTTCGCTTACGCCAGTTGTTCCCGAAAATGCCTGGGTGATTTACCATGGATTCTCTTAAACGCATTACATAATTGGTGCTGACTTGAAAAACCACACAGCTGAGAAATCTCAACGATCCGTTTGTCGGTGTGCTCAAGTAGCTGGCAAACACGGCCCATCTTGATAGAGATAAGCTCTTTATAAGGAGTAGTTGAGAGACTCGTCTGGAATCTCTGCTCAAGCAGTCTTCTAGACACACCCATTTCCCGGGCGATCTTTTCAACCGAAGGAGCTTCATGAAATCGCACTCTCATAAAGTCCAAAGCTCTGGCAACGACGGGATCATCTACTTTATCAAAACGAGCCGAAGCCCTCTCGAGTATTCTAATAGGTGCTAACCGAACTGCCTCAGGGACTTTCTTGTATCCCATGCGGTATTCGTCGAGCAGTCGACCGGCCTCTCGTCCGACTTCAAAATACGGCAGTTCTACGGAAGCTATAGGTATCCCCGAAAATAAACTGTCTCTATATATATTACCCGTGCCTACGACTGAGATATCCTCCGGTACTTTTAATCCGCCCAATCGAGCAGCCTGGATTACTCGACGTGCGGTATAATCGGTCGCGCAATAGACTGCAAGTGGACGCGATTGTGATATTAGCCAATCTTTCCAAACTACCAGCGGTCTTGTCACCCATCCTTGTGGAGCAGACTCTACCTCCTTATTGTTTTCCTCAAGATGATCTATAAATCCTCGTTGGCGAAGTTTGGTATAAAGATTTCCAGTCAATCCAGCGTAGGCGAAATGAGAGAAGCCTGAAGCCAACAACTTTTCAGCAACCACTTTTCCCACCTCCTCATCATCGATCAAAACAGAAGGTGCGCGCGTAATTAGCGATAAGTTCTCAACATTCACCAGCGGCATCCTACCAAGCCAATGGGATTCAATCCAGTGATCACTCACGAGTCCGCCAATCATGCCTGCCAAGTTGCCATGTTCAATGAGGTCACCTAATAAGGCCTCTTCACCGACGTTCAAGGGGATAGCCCGCCATACGCCCGTTGTTTCAGCGTAGTCCTGAACTCCGCGAAATAGTTCAACCATCGAATCAAACTCTGATTCGAATAGCACAGCAACAACGGGCTGAGTTACGTTGGAAGCGGAATCTACCATAGATTTCTTTCAAGAAGTAGTAAAAATGAGATTGTGTGCGCAAATAGTTAATTACTTTTTTCGTTTTTACGTAAAGACAGTTTTTCGGACATGTGGTATCGTTCAATCAATCTTAACTAACCCTTCCAATACTTATTACTTCATTTAGAAATGAAAAAAGCACTGATAACCGGAATTACAGGACAAGACGGATCCTATTTAGCAGAAATTCTCCTAGAAAAGGGATACGAAGTACATGGAATCATTCGTCGTTCTTCCTCTTTCAATACAGAGCGTATCGACCACCTCTATTCTGATCCTCACACCGCTAATACAAATTTACACCTTCACTATGGAGATCTAGCTGACTCCACCCAAATGGTGAAATTGCTCTACCATTTGCAGCCAGAAGAAATCTATAACCTTGGTGCTCAAAGTCATGTAAGGGTTTCTTTCGATATTCCTGAATACACAGGTGATGTAGTTGGCTTAGGAACCGTTCGCATCCTGGAGGCGATTCGAGAAGCAGGTATGGTAAAGAAAACACGTTTCTACCAAGCCTCCTCCTCCGAAATGTTTGGCCTGGTCCAAGAGGTCCCTCAAACAGAGAAAACACCCTTTTGGCCACGAAGCCCGTATTCCTGCGCAAAGGTATTCGCCTATTGGCTGACAGTGAACTACCGGGAGTCTTACAATTTGCATGCGAGCAACGGTATTCTCTTTAACCATGAGTCTCCTCGTCGCGGTGAAACCTTTGTGACCCGTAAAATTACACGTGCAGCCACACGAATTAAGATGGGACTACAAGATAAACTCTATCTGGGTAATCTCGATGCAAAACGTGATTGGGGCTACGCAAAAGAATATTGCGAGGGTATGTATTTAATGCTTCAGCAGGACAACCCTGACGATTACGTGTTGGCGACAAATGAAACTCACTCTGTTAAGGAGTTTTGCCAGGAATCGTTCGCTTGTCTCGACATGGATTTTGAAGAATTTGTTGACTACGACAAACGCTACGAACGCCCTGCAGAGGTAGATTTACTTATTGGCGATCCTGCTAAAGCCAAGAAACAACTCGATTGGGAACCCAAGACAGATTTCAAGGGGCTGGTAAAACTTATGGTTGAGGCTGACCTTCAGCTGGCTAAAAAGGAACTCGCTGTTAAACAAGCATCAGCAAACTAATTTTTTTCAACGATATGGATCCCTCATGGAAAGTCTACGTATCTGGTCATCGCGGCATGGTCGGATCGGCTATAGTACGCAAACTCGATTCTCTTGGTTACGAGGAAATCGAAACCTCAACGAGAGCCGAACTTGATCTGACCGATCAAACAGCGGTTAGACGTTTTTATGAGCTGGAAAGACCAGATGCTGTTGTCATAGCGGCAGCCAAAGTAGGCGGCATCGGAGCCAACAGCACTTATCCGGCTGGTTTCATCTACGAGAATCTGGCCATTGCCACCAACCAGATTCACGCTGCGTACGAGTTTGGAGTGAAGCGCCTTCTCTTTCTGGGGAGCTCTTGTATTTATCCGAAACAGGCTCCGCAACCCATGCCGGAGGATTGTTTACTGACAAGTGAGCTGGAGCCCAGCAACGAGCCCTATGCCATTGCTAAAATTGCAGGTCTTAAAATGTGCCAGTACTACCGCAAGCAATATGGGGTGATGTTTCACTCACTCATGCCCACAAACTTGTATGGTCCAGGCGACAATTATCATCTTGAAAATTCTCATGTGCTCCCTGCGCTGATTCGAAAATTCCATGAGGCGAAAGAAAATGGCGATCCAGAAGTCGTTATGTGGGGAACGGGAACTCCATTACGCGAATTCCTGCATGTGGACGATTTGGCAGATGCCTCGCTCTTCCTCATGGGCTTGAATAACCCACCCGATTGGGTAAACGTCGGCAGCGGCGACGAAGTTTCTATAAGACAACTCGCAGAATCTGTAAAAAATGCCGTAGGGTACGAAGGAACTATAGTTCAGGACCTGGACAAACCAGACGGGACGCCCCGAAAGTTAATGGACAACTCTTTGCTCAATAGCTTGGGCTGGACAAGGGAGATTGATCTGGATTCAGGGATCAAACGGACCTACGAGTCATTTCTCGCAGAAATGGCAAATGACTCTTTGAGGTCCTAAGCGATCTTGATTCATATCATCGGTCGTCTCCCGGAACTCTAATTTCCTCAATGAGGGCCATGCGCCCGAAAGAGTTTGAAAAATTAAGAAAGGGTTTTAGTCCTCCTCCGACCAACTTTTGAACCTACCGTTTGCGCAATATACAAAAACGGTGGTTTCTATTGCTGAATTATGAAAGGCCTGTTCACAAAAATGATGAGTGGACTGACACCGAGTTGTAAGGACATGTCTCGTCTATGCTCAGAGTCGCTCGACCGAAAACTCACACTTGGGGAGCGTATTCGCATGTGTATGCACGGCTGGATTTGCAGTTGGTGTATCGACTACTCTGATCAGGTTCAAAAAGTAAATCATACCGTCAAAGACGAAGGAGAATCCCTGGCCGAGTTAAAAGGCGATCGCCTATCGGAAGATTGCAAAGCCCGGATGCGAGCATTGCTGGAAGAGACGGCTGAAAAGGACGGAAAAGAAGGCTAAAGCCGCTTATCAGGAGACGACCAATTATCCTGAAG
This genomic stretch from Opitutia bacterium ISCC 52 harbors:
- the gmd gene encoding GDP-mannose 4,6-dehydratase: MKKALITGITGQDGSYLAEILLEKGYEVHGIIRRSSSFNTERIDHLYSDPHTANTNLHLHYGDLADSTQMVKLLYHLQPEEIYNLGAQSHVRVSFDIPEYTGDVVGLGTVRILEAIREAGMVKKTRFYQASSSEMFGLVQEVPQTEKTPFWPRSPYSCAKVFAYWLTVNYRESYNLHASNGILFNHESPRRGETFVTRKITRAATRIKMGLQDKLYLGNLDAKRDWGYAKEYCEGMYLMLQQDNPDDYVLATNETHSVKEFCQESFACLDMDFEEFVDYDKRYERPAEVDLLIGDPAKAKKQLDWEPKTDFKGLVKLMVEADLQLAKKELAVKQASAN
- a CDS encoding substrate-binding domain-containing protein, translating into MVDSASNVTQPVVAVLFESEFDSMVELFRGVQDYAETTGVWRAIPLNVGEEALLGDLIEHGNLAGMIGGLVSDHWIESHWLGRMPLVNVENLSLITRAPSVLIDDEEVGKVVAEKLLASGFSHFAYAGLTGNLYTKLRQRGFIDHLEENNKEVESAPQGWVTRPLVVWKDWLISQSRPLAVYCATDYTARRVIQAARLGGLKVPEDISVVGTGNIYRDSLFSGIPIASVELPYFEVGREAGRLLDEYRMGYKKVPEAVRLAPIRILERASARFDKVDDPVVARALDFMRVRFHEAPSVEKIAREMGVSRRLLEQRFQTSLSTTPYKELISIKMGRVCQLLEHTDKRIVEISQLCGFSSQHQLCNAFKRIHGKSPRHFREQLA
- a CDS encoding GDP-L-fucose synthase, with amino-acid sequence MDPSWKVYVSGHRGMVGSAIVRKLDSLGYEEIETSTRAELDLTDQTAVRRFYELERPDAVVIAAAKVGGIGANSTYPAGFIYENLAIATNQIHAAYEFGVKRLLFLGSSCIYPKQAPQPMPEDCLLTSELEPSNEPYAIAKIAGLKMCQYYRKQYGVMFHSLMPTNLYGPGDNYHLENSHVLPALIRKFHEAKENGDPEVVMWGTGTPLREFLHVDDLADASLFLMGLNNPPDWVNVGSGDEVSIRQLAESVKNAVGYEGTIVQDLDKPDGTPRKLMDNSLLNSLGWTREIDLDSGIKRTYESFLAEMANDSLRS